CAGCTTCCCGACCCGGTCGTCGACTCCAGTGCGCTGACGCTGCGCATTCTGGACGTCGCCGTTAACGAGCCCCGGGTTGAGATCGATGTCACCGACGAGGGCCTGCAACTCTTCGCCCAGATCCCCAACCTGGTGGCTACCACAGCCGGCGGCCTGGAGTTCAACGACCAGTCGTTGAGCCTCGATGGCGAGCTCAGCGCCAGCCTGGCCGTCTTCGCCGAGATCAGCGTGGCCAAAACCAGCGCCGAAGCCCCCTTTGAGGTCGAACTGGAGCGCTTCGAGCTCGCCCTCGAACAAGCCACGCCCAACTTCGTCAGCCCCGAGGTCAACGCCGTCTTTGAGCTGGCCAACAGCGCCCTGCGCACAAGCCTCGAATCGATCATCTTAGAGAGCGTCAACCTCTCCTTCATCGATTCACTTCCCGCGCTCCTTCTCGACGTCTTCACCTCGCTGGAGGGCGCCATCTCCGAGCAGAGCTTTGAGCTCGACCTGGGAACAGGCCAGCCTGTCGCGCTGAACTTCAACGGCCAGATCTCCCAGCTGGCTCCGGTCTACCGCGAGGGCCTCGACGGCATCGTCCAGGCACGTCTCTCCACCGGCGTTGCCCCCCTCTTTGCCGAGAGTCCCGGCGTGCCTCTGCTCAGCGCGCCAACTTCGGCGCTCCCCTACTTCCAGAGCTCCCGACTGCAGATCGGTCTGAACACCGCCCTGGTCAACGGCATTTTCCACAGCCTGTGGAACGCGGGGCTACTCACCATGGACATCAGTGAAATGATCCCGGCCCCCTTCAACACGCTGGTCCAGGCCGCCCAGATCGACGGCAAGCTCCCGCCCCTGGTCGCCCCCCCGCAAAACGGCGAGCCCTACGACCTGATGATTTACCTGGGCCAGCTCGAGATCGAGATGACCTGGCCGGACCGCGTCGACCGCTTTGGCGCGCGTATCAAGGTCGGTGCCAACATGGGGCTCAGTGGTGGTGAAATCGGCATCACCCTGGCCGAAGAACCCGACATCCATATGTGGCTCATCAGCTCGACCATGGACGAGCCTCAACTCACCGCCGATATGCTGGAGCAGCTGATGTACGACCAGCTCTGGCCCGAGATTGAAGGCGCCTTT
Above is a window of Lujinxingia sediminis DNA encoding:
- a CDS encoding Ig-like domain-containing protein, translating into MRRPLSTLLIALLPLALGSLTLTACGADEGPNTTGQDTDVETDAGDEPDVEPQPAEWEAPAEVRVSVTPTRQAYAVGSRITPTATVYDGLNRRISPAVRWLVTPAEFVEKDGDENRWFVRQEGPVTFKACVDREDGEAICGSRITMVDAGPPTVTLESPLPGAQLLAAEHPTIEVSGQVTDPNPIVSVHVNGQAIELDEDGHFSTTFEPRVGLNAVNVTAFDGLHDREGYAEANFIWAPAYHPADVDGSVTLDDGLILNLGQNFFDDSQPLEILSEAQVATDDLADILYLVLRYLDLTSQLPDPVVDSSALTLRILDVAVNEPRVEIDVTDEGLQLFAQIPNLVATTAGGLEFNDQSLSLDGELSASLAVFAEISVAKTSAEAPFEVELERFELALEQATPNFVSPEVNAVFELANSALRTSLESIILESVNLSFIDSLPALLLDVFTSLEGAISEQSFELDLGTGQPVALNFNGQISQLAPVYREGLDGIVQARLSTGVAPLFAESPGVPLLSAPTSALPYFQSSRLQIGLNTALVNGIFHSLWNAGLLTMDISEMIPAPFNTLVQAAQIDGKLPPLVAPPQNGEPYDLMIYLGQLEIEMTWPDRVDRFGARIKVGANMGLSGGEIGITLAEEPDIHMWLISSTMDEPQLTADMLEQLMYDQLWPEIEGAFGEGLSFAVPAPDLGALGEFSPALADLQLTLQQSQPLATRQGFLMVDATFRGELWLP